The following is a genomic window from Plasmodium yoelii strain 17X genome assembly, chromosome: 12.
AATGGGTATAGATAATAAAGCATTTCCAAAAGCTCTAATAGCATATTGTTCAATTCCTTTACATGTATCAGCAACCTTTTCGATTTCTAAAGCTGCATAAATTTCGCTTGCTCCACCTCCTGGTAATATTCTATTATCTCTTATTAAATTACGAACAGAACATAAAGCATCATGTACACTTCTTTCACATTCGTCTATCATCATTTGATTACCTCCTCTCAAAAGGATAGTAATAGCTTTTGTGTTAGAACAACCTTCAATATATACCATTGGATTATTTACAGTTCCATGACTAATTTCTCTTATTAAATCAGCACGGCCTAATTTTGATTCATGTATATCTTCAAATCTTGGTATTATTTTTCCTCCAGTAGCTATAGCTATTAATTCCATTTCAACACCACCTACCCATCTTATAGCTggaatattttcttttaataataaatagttTGCTTCATCATCAAATCCCCATTGACATATAACAAAATTAGCTCCTGCTTTTTTTAATGCATCAACcatatcataaaaatattttttttcaatagcTTGTAAATCTCTATATGCTTCTGcatttgttatatttaatttatgttTAATTTTAGGTTTTGGTGGTTCAAATGGACATGTTAAAATAGCtatttttgcattttttactTCTTTGCACATTTGAGAATGtgatatttctttatttaaaacTATACCTTTTATCAATGTTGATTCTTCTAATAATCCTCCAGGTTTTCcttcaatttttattaaatcaaATCTTACATCTTTTCTTTTCATATCAGCAACTGATAAAACAGCATCTACAACAATATTTGAAAGTAAATCTTTTTTACTTGATACAATTTTTGAACTTAATGAAGTAttagataatttttttaatatttcatgattatttttttcaatatctaCAGTTATTGCAATATCTTCAATTGCTTTTAAAGCGATATTACAAGCATTTTCAAATCCATCAGCAATTCTAAGGGGATGTATTCCTTTATCAATTAATGCATATGCTTCTTCTAATAAAAATCCTGCAATAATAACTACACCTGTTGTTCCATCTCCAATTTCATTATCTTGACTCTTTGACAATTCGACTAATAATTTTGCACACTCATGTTGAACATctattttttctaatattgTTGCACCATCATTTGTTACTGTAACATTATTATCTTCGCTTACAATTATTTTATCCATCCCTCTTGGCCCTATCGAGCTTTTCAATATATCAGCCACTACTTTAGCTGCCAATATATTACTTTTATGTGCTTCGATACctttaattctttttttttcttcttcccTCAATATCACAAATGGCTGACCGTATTCATCTATAgctatattcatttttattacaaattattatatatatttatttatgtaattGGATATATTGACGTATATTTAACGTgatttattacaaaaaattagAGAATGCTATTGTTGGGTGATACTAAAACCCTTGCTTGCTTTGAAAATCACTCTcgattttgtatatattttctcaattttttaatttaatagcCTTTACAACAAAGAAGCtatacatgtatattttgtgttaattttaattattatattttttttatttttttctattaatttaattatatagaaaCGTTAATATAATAACACATATAATAAGCCCCTTAAAGgttatgtattattattattattattattattattattattattatttttttttttttttttttaagtaatCTTAATTAATGATAGTAATTTTCAACATAATTGTGGTATttccataaaaaaaaataatagtaatagaaaaaaaaattataaaatttaatacaataatatgtatttttatcgttatttattttatatattatgtatatattatatatgtaatatttttatagcaACATTTGATGCTTTTTTTTCACGTATCTTcacatataaatttattctGTATACACATTTACAAAAATGTACTAATAAATCCGATTTGGAAATTTTaccttataaaataaaatagcataatattattaaaaaaaaattatatattctatatttgaaaaaatatacaaggtgaataatagaaaaataataaaaaaaaatagctgaCTGTACCCAATTTgtttatgtaaatatttgcTTCATGTATggattttatattaaatattatataaattttttgtgtatatattaattatatttttatatatattttaaaggaAAGGGAAATTTTGGATATACAATAAGGAAAACGTCAATTTATGTGtttatttgcatatataattataccATGCATTTAATACCTTCTTCTGTACACCTATAAGTTATATAAatcttaataaaaaatatatatttcgtTATTTCGTTATTTCGTTATTTTCAAGTACTATTTACATGGGTAAACAAGTCCCTATAAAATGTGCAAATAAATGTGTCCttttagtatatataataatattacgAATTTATAGAAttgcatatttataaaaaatgttaatattttcaattaAAATAAACTTCATAgcaatattataaaataggttgaaagaaatatataaagtttTGAAATTATCTTAACTTTGCATACCTATTCAAAATCACATTTTAaggtacatatatatatgtaaaggAATatccaaataaaaatgacaaaaaagTATATCATTACACATCGATTATTGCCCCTGTTGTATTATCAATAGGACCGCTAACAATAGATATATAATCTTcatttgaaatattattataaattaatctttttaaaataatttcataGTTCGAACATGGCCAAAAGACATTACAATTTTTActaatttcctttttttcgttttcattcatatttttttttatcattttattacaattatatttataataagtAGGAGCTAGGCAAAAGCTTAGAGTT
Proteins encoded in this region:
- a CDS encoding T-complex protein 1 subunit epsilon; amino-acid sequence: MNIAIDEYGQPFVILREEEKKRIKGIEAHKSNILAAKVVADILKSSIGPRGMDKIIVSEDNNVTVTNDGATILEKIDVQHECAKLLVELSKSQDNEIGDGTTGVVIIAGFLLEEAYALIDKGIHPLRIADGFENACNIALKAIEDIAITVDIEKNNHEILKKLSNTSLSSKIVSSKKDLLSNIVVDAVLSVADMKRKDVRFDLIKIEGKPGGLLEESTLIKGIVLNKEISHSQMCKEVKNAKIAILTCPFEPPKPKIKHKLNITNAEAYRDLQAIEKKYFYDMVDALKKAGANFVICQWGFDDEANYLLLKENIPAIRWVGGVEMELIAIATGGKIIPRFEDIHESKLGRADLIREISHGTVNNPMVYIEGCSNTKAITILLRGGNQMMIDECERSVHDALCSVRNLIRDNRILPGGGASEIYAALEIEKVADTCKGIEQYAIRAFGNALLSIPINLCNNMGLNSIDIISEIKTKIIQEKKKNLGIDSLNYKIGDMIEEGIFETFNSKYNQISLATQVVKMILKIDDVITPNEFN